The Prunus persica cultivar Lovell chromosome G8, Prunus_persica_NCBIv2, whole genome shotgun sequence genome includes a region encoding these proteins:
- the LOC18768067 gene encoding target of Myb protein 1 — protein MDKLNLAQLGERLKIGGAQMGRMVSGKVKEILQTPTPESKMIDEATLETLEEPNWGMNLRICAMINSEEFSGSEVVRAIKKKISGKNVVSQRLSLDLLETCAMNCEKVFSEVASEKVLDEMLRMIENPQTDAENRQRAMQLIRAWGESEELAYLPVFRQTYMSLRERSTNPLAPEGTSPSMQSTLESYVHEPLSPPERYPVPDTGLHGGNHNDFAFNYQSLAVEEKKEFLVVARNSLELLSSILNTETDPKPLKEELTLNMLDKCKESQPVIKRIIETTTDDEGMLFEALFLHEELQQVISRYEDLEGSQKSGVQQLENPETTNHDGVKAVQNPGELPGNSNSTAREDSEDTQKPGGKLPENSIASEGNSSAPVGTNTETKIVDSPKEDPKISSEKVGE, from the exons ATGGACAAGTTGAATCTAGCTCAATTGGGTGAGAGGTTAAAGATAGGTGGAGCTCAAATGGGTCGAATGGTTAGTGGTAAAGTGAAGGAAATTCTGCAAACCCCGACCCCTGAATCGAAGATGATCGATGAAGCCACATTGGAGACCTTGGAGGAGCCAAATTGGGGTATGAATTTGAGGATATGTGCAATGATCAATAGTGAAGAGTTTAGTGGGTCCGAAGTCGTTAGGGccataaagaagaagatttcGGGCAAGAATGTGGTGAGCCAGAGGTTGAGTCTTGACTTGTTGGAGACTTGTGCTATGAATTGCGAGAAGGTGTTCTCCGAGGTTGCGTCGGAGAAGGTGTTGGATGAGATGCTTAGAATGATTGAGAATCCACAAACAGATGCCGAAAATAGACAAAGGGCTATGCAATTGATTAGGGCTTGGGGAGAGTCTGAGGAGCTTGCATATCTACCTGTATTTCGTCAAACTTACATG AGCTTGAGAGAAAGAAGCACCAATCCTTTAGCACCAGAAGGGACTTCACCCTCGATGCAGTCTACCTTGGAATCATATGTTCACGAGCCGCTGTCTCCCCCTGAAAGATACCCTGTACCTGACACAGGATTGCATGGAGGAAATCATAATGATTTCGCCTTTAATTATCAAAGCCTAgcagttgaagaaaaaaaggagtttCTTGTTGTAGCTCGCAATAGCCTTGAACTGCTGTCTAGTATTTTAAATACTGAAACTGATCCAAAACCTTTGAAG GAAGAACTAACCCTGAACATGCTGGACAAGTGCAAGGAGTCTCAGCCTGTTATTAAGAGGATTATAGAAACCACTACTGATGACGAAGGGATGCTCTTTGAGGCTCTATTTCTTCACGAAGAACTTCAACAAGTCATTTCCAGGTATGAAGACTTGGAAGGTTCTCAAAAGTCTGGAGTCCAACAGCTTGAAAACCCTGAAACCACCAACCATGACGGGGTGAAAGCTGTTCAAAATCCCGGAGAACTGCCCGGAAACTCTAACAGCACTGCTCGTGAGGATTCAGAAGACACCCAAAAACCTGGTGGAAAACTGCCCGAAAATTCCATTGCTTCTGAAGGCAATTCATCTGCTCCTGTAGGAACCAATACTGAAACCAAAATAGTGGATTCTCCAAAGGAAGACCCCAAGATCAGCAGTGAAAAAGTCGGTGAATGA